The Marinobacter subterrani genome has a segment encoding these proteins:
- a CDS encoding c-type cytochrome: MAEKFTKGMARNIYYGGSFFFLLLLLGLTVDTVRQLPERSRSENITPEVAHGKELWETNNCIGCHSLMGEGAYYAPELANVFDRRGVGNEEAFKGYMQSWLAAQPMDNPRRRKMPQFNLTQEEVDALAEFLIWTSRIDDNDWPPNVEG, from the coding sequence ATGGCTGAGAAATTTACCAAAGGTATGGCCAGGAACATCTACTACGGCGGTAGCTTTTTCTTTCTGTTGCTCCTCCTGGGGTTGACCGTTGATACCGTACGGCAACTTCCGGAGCGAAGCCGCAGTGAGAACATTACCCCTGAAGTAGCCCATGGCAAGGAGCTGTGGGAAACCAACAACTGTATCGGGTGCCACAGCCTGATGGGTGAGGGTGCTTACTATGCGCCTGAGTTGGCTAACGTCTTTGATCGAAGAGGTGTGGGAAATGAAGAAGCCTTTAAGGGCTATATGCAGTCCTGGCTTGCGGCACAGCCCATGGATAACCCGCGCCGACGCAAGATGCCCCAGTTCAATCTCACTCAGGAAGAAGTTGATGCCCTGGCGGAGTTCCTGATCTGGACCTCCAGGATCGATGACAACGACTGGCCACCCAATGTTGAAGGTTGA
- the hemN gene encoding oxygen-independent coproporphyrinogen III oxidase, whose protein sequence is MTVDFNADLLVKYDTYGPRYTSYPTAVEFSSGFGEAEYRHELEQSNQRRTPLSLYFHIPFCQSLCFYCACAKIITHKQERSIPYLERIHTEIARQAELVDPNREVSQLHFGGGTPTFLHDEQLSALLGEIRRNFTLAPPESREFSIEIDPRAVRKTTIPLLHELGFNRISLGVQDFDPKVQRAVNRIQSVEQTFAVIDAARAAGYRSTNVDLIYGLPHQTVESFSTTLDTVLSKRPERLAIYNYAHMPDKVKAQKLINDDDLPSPETKLAILEMTVERLQDAGYVYLGMDHFALPDDELTLAKHNGQLQRNFQGYSTYADTDLIGIGMTSIGKTNHSFSQNIRQEDDYFAAIDSGSLAIARGYQLSLDDRIRRDVIQSLMCQNEVVYETVSARYGIDFFDYFYREMRQLAGMAMDNLVVISAHRVAVTPTGQLLLRNIAMVFDAYLHPTESKHQFSKVI, encoded by the coding sequence ATGACAGTCGATTTCAATGCGGATCTTCTGGTGAAATATGACACCTATGGCCCGCGCTATACCTCGTACCCAACTGCCGTGGAGTTTTCGAGCGGTTTTGGCGAAGCCGAATACAGGCATGAGCTCGAGCAAAGCAACCAGCGGCGGACGCCCCTGTCGCTTTATTTTCACATCCCCTTCTGCCAATCCCTCTGCTTCTATTGCGCCTGCGCCAAGATTATTACCCACAAGCAAGAACGCAGCATTCCCTATCTTGAGCGGATTCATACCGAGATTGCACGGCAGGCGGAGCTGGTCGATCCGAATCGGGAAGTCAGTCAGCTTCACTTCGGAGGCGGTACACCCACGTTTCTACATGATGAACAACTCTCGGCGCTGCTGGGGGAAATCCGCAGGAACTTCACCCTGGCGCCTCCAGAGTCCCGCGAATTTTCGATTGAGATCGACCCGCGGGCGGTACGCAAAACCACGATCCCGTTACTGCACGAGCTTGGCTTCAATCGCATCAGTCTGGGTGTGCAGGATTTTGATCCCAAGGTTCAGAGGGCGGTGAACCGAATTCAGTCGGTCGAACAGACGTTCGCTGTAATCGATGCAGCGCGGGCCGCTGGCTATCGGTCAACCAATGTGGATCTGATCTATGGCTTGCCACACCAGACGGTTGAGAGCTTCAGTACCACTCTGGATACCGTGCTCTCGAAACGGCCAGAGCGTCTGGCCATCTATAACTATGCGCATATGCCTGACAAGGTCAAAGCCCAGAAGCTTATCAATGATGATGACCTTCCATCGCCCGAAACCAAGCTGGCCATCCTGGAGATGACCGTTGAGCGGCTGCAGGACGCCGGTTATGTCTATCTCGGCATGGACCACTTTGCACTGCCTGACGACGAGCTGACCCTGGCCAAACACAACGGCCAGCTGCAAAGGAATTTCCAGGGTTATTCCACCTACGCCGACACGGATCTGATCGGAATTGGCATGACCTCCATCGGTAAAACGAATCACAGTTTCAGCCAGAACATTCGACAGGAGGACGATTATTTTGCCGCCATCGACAGTGGCTCTCTGGCTATCGCCCGAGGTTACCAGCTGTCTCTCGACGACCGGATCCGACGTGATGTGATCCAGTCTTTGATGTGTCAGAACGAGGTGGTTTACGAGACAGTCAGCGCACGTTATGGCATCGATTTCTTCGATTATTTTTACCGGGAGATGCGACAGCTTGCCGGGATGGCCATGGATAACCTCGTTGTTATCAGCGCTCACCGGGTGGCCGTCACACCGACCGGGCAATTACTGCTACGGAACATAGCCATGGTATTCGATGCATACCTCCACCCAACCGAAAGCAAGCATCAGTTTTCCAAGGTTATCTGA